A window of Dorea formicigenerans contains these coding sequences:
- a CDS encoding SpoVA/SpoVAEb family sporulation membrane protein codes for MDKQKQQEAYKNYVKQKTPVHNLPFNMLKAFITGGIICTIGQGILNYCRHLGIEKDISAGWTSMILILLSVLLTGFNIYPQIAKWGGAGALVPITGFANSVAAPAIEYQKEGQVMGIGCKIFTIAGPVILYGIFSSWVLGVGYWILKILKVV; via the coding sequence ATGGATAAACAAAAGCAACAGGAAGCATATAAGAATTACGTCAAGCAGAAGACGCCGGTACACAATCTGCCATTCAATATGCTCAAAGCATTTATTACAGGAGGCATTATCTGCACAATTGGACAGGGCATTTTGAATTATTGCAGGCACCTTGGAATAGAAAAAGACATCAGCGCAGGCTGGACTTCCATGATTCTGATTCTCTTAAGCGTCTTGCTCACTGGATTTAACATTTATCCGCAGATCGCAAAATGGGGCGGCGCAGGAGCGTTGGTTCCGATTACCGGATTTGCGAATTCCGTGGCGGCACCGGCAATTGAATATCAGAAAGAAGGACAGGTCATGGGAATCGGCTGCAAGATATTTACCATAGCAGGACCGGTGATATTATATGGAATCTTCTCAAGCTGGGTACTTGGAGTGGGGT